In the Lascolabacillus massiliensis genome, one interval contains:
- a CDS encoding M64 family metallopeptidase, whose amino-acid sequence MKLQLLFLSVLILFLVLVISCEKDEKFFRVTDISINTNNIIVAEGDTLTLNAMIIPSNASNKSLNWKSSNDNIVTIDNNGLLNAKNVGEATITVSSHDGNVSKIINIQVVENWISLSRNIIETSLNGGSYQVKLTASSSWTIVSSPQWVTTSLLSGSATGSDSVELVVDVSLFTGTSLNRSGDVIFKLNNRNYADTLRINQINYQLSDGEYVKIQSSTAGDGIDIVFLGDGYTVADIISGKFEDNLLEAIDHFFDIEPYRTYRNYFDVYIVYAYSEESGISDIQRTRKTKFSAKFESATSTRMSIDHTSVFEYAQKVPLSSDLSETQIAVIANSTRYGGTNWSYSNGMSISVVPVSNFNYPNDFRGVVQHEIGGHGFGQLADEYTENNSTIPQSEKEDLLKWQQWGFFENVDLTDRVEDILWSHLINDPDYSYVGVYEGGFYYSKGVWRSEPVSLMNNNIRYINAQGREQIVMRIKELAGETYSFEEFKQKDVRETQSLTRSAVIYDNEEFRLPPPILIEVN is encoded by the coding sequence ATGAAATTACAGCTATTATTTTTGTCTGTCCTAATTTTGTTTCTTGTTTTAGTAATTTCTTGCGAAAAAGATGAGAAGTTTTTTAGGGTTACAGATATATCTATAAATACGAATAACATTATTGTAGCAGAAGGGGATACTTTAACGCTTAATGCTATGATAATTCCTTCAAATGCATCTAATAAAAGTCTCAACTGGAAATCCAGTAACGATAATATTGTGACCATCGATAATAATGGGTTGTTAAATGCAAAAAATGTTGGGGAAGCAACTATAACGGTATCAAGCCATGATGGAAATGTTAGCAAAATTATAAATATACAAGTCGTTGAGAACTGGATATCACTTTCTAGAAATATAATTGAAACTTCACTCAATGGGGGTAGTTACCAAGTTAAACTAACTGCCAGCAGTTCATGGACAATAGTATCCTCTCCCCAATGGGTTACAACGTCTCTCTTGTCAGGCTCCGCAACAGGTTCTGACTCAGTTGAATTAGTTGTGGATGTTTCATTGTTTACTGGTACATCTCTAAATCGATCTGGTGATGTGATTTTCAAACTTAATAACAGAAACTACGCAGATACACTAAGGATTAATCAGATTAATTACCAATTAAGTGATGGTGAATATGTAAAAATACAAAGTTCTACGGCAGGTGATGGTATAGATATAGTGTTTCTGGGCGATGGTTATACTGTTGCTGATATTATTTCAGGAAAGTTCGAAGACAATCTGCTTGAAGCAATTGATCACTTCTTTGATATTGAGCCATATAGAACATACAGAAATTATTTCGATGTTTATATTGTTTATGCATATTCTGAGGAGAGTGGAATAAGTGATATTCAAAGAACCAGGAAAACGAAGTTCTCAGCAAAATTTGAGAGTGCCACATCAACAAGAATGAGTATCGATCATACATCTGTTTTTGAATATGCACAAAAAGTGCCACTAAGTTCTGACCTCTCAGAGACACAGATTGCTGTCATTGCTAACAGTACAAGATATGGGGGTACAAACTGGTCATATTCTAATGGTATGTCGATATCTGTTGTACCTGTATCAAATTTCAATTATCCTAATGATTTCAGGGGAGTAGTACAGCATGAGATTGGAGGACATGGATTTGGGCAGCTTGCAGATGAGTATACTGAAAATAATTCAACAATACCTCAATCTGAAAAGGAGGATTTGCTTAAATGGCAACAATGGGGATTTTTTGAAAATGTAGATCTTACAGATCGTGTGGAAGATATTTTATGGAGTCATCTTATAAATGATCCAGACTATTCTTATGTTGGAGTATATGAAGGAGGGTTTTATTATTCTAAAGGTGTCTGGAGATCTGAACCGGTAAGTCTGATGAATAATAATATACGATATATAAATGCACAAGGCAGAGAGCAAATTGTTATGAGAATTAAAGAACTTGCCGGTGAAACATACTCCTTTGAAGAGTTTAAACAAAAGGATGTCAGAGAAACTCAATCATTAACCAGGTCGGCCGTAATTTATGATAATGAAGAATTTAGATTACCACCTCCAATATTGATTGAGGTGAATTAA